Genomic segment of Candidatus Krumholzibacteriia bacterium:
GCAGGGTCGCGATCGCGGCGATCACGCACGAACGGCGCACCACTCCGCTGTCGCGACTCGAGAGGATGCGCTGGGCGGTGCTCTGCATTGCGAAGTGCCAGGTGGTCGACATGACCACCCACGCCGTCACCATGTTGCCCAGCGCGACGGGGTCGAAGCCGTCGACGGGGTTCTTCGAGATCGGGTGGAACCACCTGCGGCCGATCTCCTCGAAGCCCGCGGCCGATGGGGGGTCGGCGAAGGCTCCCGCACCACCCACGCGCGACCACAGGAAGCCGACCGTCACCGCGACGCCGGCCACGATCAGCACCACCTGGACGGTGTCGGACCAGTGCACCGCCCAGTTCCCTCCGCGCAGCGTGTAGGTCATGACCACGAGCGCCGACAGCCCGATCGCCGGTCGCAGGTCGAGAGCGGTGAGTTCGGCGACCAGCGATCCCATGGCGTAGAACTGCGCCGACAGGAACAGGACGATGGCGAGCAGGCCGAGCACGGCGGACACCAGGCCCGCGCGCCGGCCGTAGCGGTGCTGCACGTAGCCCGGCACGGTGTACACCGAGAGATCGCGCATCCGCGGTGCGATCGTGTAGGCCAGCAGCAGCAGCCCCGGTCCCGCACTGAAGAGGTACCAGCCCGCCGACACGCCCACGTAGTAGGCGACCGCCGCCGAACCGAGCGTCGAGCCGGCGCCGATCACGGTCGCGATCAGCGAGGCCGAGGTCACTGCCACGCCGTGCTCGCGACCCGACAAGAGGTAGTCGTCGAGCGACTCGATCTTCAATCGACCGAAGACCTCGCCGAGCACGAGCAGCGCCACGAAGTACGCGGCGAAGACGATCCACAGTGTCATGGGCGTCCTCCCACGGCAGTGCTCACGAGGATCCCCCCGGAGCGATCGTCTCGATCTCCACCCATTTCGCGATCGGTACCGTCGATGCGGCGTGGGCTACGGTGAGTGCATCGGCCCGGAACCGCGATCCGGGTATTTCTCGTCGGTGCACCTGTCTCTGCAGAACGGCGAGCTCGGCAGTCGAGACGTGTCCGTACGCCAGACTCAGGTGGGGGTCGAAGTCCTGGTTCGGCGTGACTCCCAGGGCTTCGCACGACGCGCGGTGGGCCCGAAGGAGTTCCGCGGTGGGTTGCACCCGCAAGAAGACCGACCGGAAGAACGACGTCCCCGTCTCGATTCCCTCGAAGCGGATCGACAGCGGCAGGACGGTGCTCGCGACCCCATGCACCGCGGCAAGGGTCTCGGCCGGATCGGAGCGGAGATCACCGACCAGCGTGACGTGAGGTGTGAAGGCGGGCCCTTCGCCCCGACGAGCCACGAAGCTCTCCAGACGCCAGCGAAGATCGGGGGGAGGAACGATCCAGATCGACAGGGAACGTTGCATGGGGCGTCGCTCGGAACGGGGACGTGTCGGTACGTCCGCGAACCTCAGCGGACACGTGCTCCGGTCTCCACGGGGGATCTCCCGATTCGGTTCAGGTGGAAGCCGGGCACGCGTTCGAAACCGGGAAACACTGCGTCAGGCTCACGACGGAACCACTGTTCGGTTGTGAGGCTGTGCACAGCTCATTGCGGTTCCTTGCGGAGATCCGTTCCGGATCGTCCTCGCACCTGCCCTCCCGAAGGAGACCGCTGTGACGTGACCGGACGTTTGCAGGCGCCCGTGTTGCAGATGGCGCGCCTTCGGTGCTATCTTCTCATTTGCAGCGATTCCGAAACAGGGATCCTGCCGCCCGGCCCCCAGGACTCCATGCGCATCGCCGCGACCGACAACGTTCGGCGCCTTCTCGGCACCCTGACCAGTGTTCTGGTCGTGGTGTACGCGCTGTTGCCGACGGCGCATGCGATCCACTGCGACTCCGGTCATCTTCCGTACCCCGCGCACGCGCGGTCGGGCGAGACCGCGGTCGCGCCGACGGCCGACACGTCCGATCCGATCCACGAATGCGGCTTCTGCCGCATCCTGTCGCACTTCGGATCGTTGTCCGCGGCACGTGCCGACGTGTTCGCGGCCCCCGACCCCTGCGCCCAGACCGGTCCCGACCGGCACGTCCACCACGCGGCGTGGTCGCCCCTGCGCGACGACCTCGGGCGCGCGCCTCCGGTGAGCAACGGCTGATCGCCGACTTCCGTTCCCGTCGATCCAGCTGAACGCGCGGTGTCCGCGGACACCACGCACAGTCCCTGCGTCCCCGACGTGTCGGTCGGGACGCCACGACCCGTTTGCTCCATACCGGGAGGAATCCTCCGTGTTCGACCTTCGCAAGCTCCGTTTCCCGTTCCTGCTCGTCGCCGTGTTCGCCTTCACGCTCGGGACCTCCGGTTGCGACGACGACAATCCCGCCGCTCCGTCCGGCGACGAAGAAGACCACATGGACTTCGACGGCATCGTGATCGAAACCGAGGACGGAACCGTGCTCGCCCACCAATGGGAGGGCACCGTCACGGGCGAGATCATCGTCGACGAGGGAGCCACGCTCACGGGCGTGCAGATCTGGTTCCTCGAGGCCGATTCGACCCGGGCGCGGCCCGAGGACGACGACCACGATCATGCCGGTGACGAGCACGCCGACGACGAGGACCACGACCACGAGCACGCCGACGACGAGGACCACGACCACGAACACGCCGACGACGAGCATTCCGAGGTCGAGGAGTTCGAACTCGGCACCGCGGTCGACGATCCCACGACCGTCCAGATCACGAAGCACGGGGACGAGCACTGGGCCGTGGACCTGAGCGGTCTGCAGGCGGGTCAGACCACGGTCCGCTTCATGGTCATGCACGCCGGCCACGCCGACTTCACCTCGCTGGAGATGCCGGTCACGGTGATTCCCACGTCCGCTCGATGATCCGTTTCCTGCGCACGGATCGTTCGCCGGCGGTGCACGGTGTCGAGACGGGACGGGCCCGCCGATCGGCGTGGCTCGTCCTGATCGCGAGCGTCGTCGCTGTTCTTCTCGGGACGGGTCCGGCCCGCGCCGCCACGGTGCAGGGCCGGATCTTCGACGCGGAGAGCGGCGCCCCGGTGCCGTGGGTCGACGTGCAGATCGACACCGGACAGGGTCCGTTCGCGGTGCTCAGCGATCCGGCGGGGGCGTTCGTGTTCACGAACGTTCCCGACGGCGAGCACACACTGCGAGCCTCGCGCATCGGCTACCGCGAGCATCGCGAGACCTTCTTGGTCCGTTCGGTCGACGACGTCGTGGCGCTGGAGGTTTCGTTGCGCGCGAGCGCGGTCGCGCTCGAGACCGTCGACGTGTCCGGGACCACGGTCGAGCGCGAGGACGACCTGTACGCAGACCAGACCCCCGTGCGCGTCACCGGTCAGGAGCTCCGGGAACGCATGGGCACCACGGTGGCCGATGTCCTCACCGACCACGGCGGTGTGTCCGAGGAGTCGATGGGACCGGCACCGGCGCGGCCGGTGGTGCGCGGTCTCTCGGGCAACCGCGTGTTGATCCTGGAGGACGAGATCGGGACGGGAGACCTGAGCGGCACGTCGCCCGACCATGCCCTGGTCGTGGATCCTCTCAACGCCTCGCGGATCGAGGTGCTGCGCGGTCCCGCGACGTTGCTCTACGGATCGAGCGTACTCGGTGGAGTGATCAACGTCCGGCGCGAAGCGGTCCCCCTGTCGCGGCCCGAGCGCGTTCGCGCCTCGATCCGCTACATGGGCGACACGGTCAACGAGGGCTCGGCGGGTCGGTTGAGCGTCACCGGTCCGCTCGGCGATCTCGTGTACTCCGTCGACGCCATGGGACGCACGGGCGACGACGTGCACACGCCGATCGGCGACATGCGCAACACGCAGATCGACGCCTGGAACGGGTCGGCCGGGCTCAGCTGGGTCGACGAGCACGCGCACGTGGGTGTGGCGGTCGGGCGCTACGACTCGGACTACGGAATCCCCGGTGGATTCCTCGGCGGTCATCCCAACGGGGTCGACATCGAACTCGAGCGGCGCCGTTACCTGCTCCACGCGGGCAGGCACTTCGACGATGGTCCGGTCGAAAGCGTCGAACTCTTCGGCGGCTACTCGCGGTACTTCCACCGCGAGATCGAGAGCAGTGGTCTGTGCGGTGTGTCCTTCGGTCTGTTGAACCACCAATGGACGCAGCGCACGCACCTGAAGCCGGCCCCGTGGGGACGGTCGATCCTCGCCCTGCAGTTCCAGCACCGTGACTTCGCGCAGGGCTGCCTGAGCTTCGTGCCGCCCACGATCGAGCGGACGGTCGCCGCGGCGGCCTACAACGAGGTGGAATGGGGGCCGATGCGCTGGACGGCGGGCGTGCGCGGGGAGTTCCGGGACGTCGACCCCAGTCGCCGCGACGAGAACAAGGCCGGCGTGATCCGCGGTCGCTCCTTCGCGGGGACCGGGGCGTCGATCGCCGCCGCGGTCGACCACGGGCGGGTCGCCACGACCACGCTCACACTCACGCGTTCTTTCCGGGCGCCGGGTCTCGAGGAACTGTTCTCCGAAGGGCCGCACCTCGCGGCCTTCAGCTACGAAGTGGGCAACGCCGATCTCGACAGCGAGACCGGTAACGGAGTCGAGTTGCGCTTCGACTGGAGGGGCAGCCGTCTGAGCGGAGCGCTCACCGGCTTCTACAATCGCTTCGACGGGTTCATCCATCCCGTCGACACCGGCGAGCTCGAGTTCGGGCCGGGGTCGGAGGGATTCCTCGAGCGCTGGCAGTATCGAGGCAGCGACACGCAGATGGTCGGGGGCGAGGCGCGCCTCACGTGGCGGGCGACGCGTCGCCTGGAACTGCGCGCCGAGACGAGCTACGTCCGCGCCACCGATCTGGATCTCGACGAACCGCTGCCGCGCATGCCTCCGTTGTCGGGTCGGGTGTCGGCGCGTCTCCGGACCGGCGAATGGACCTGGGCGGCCCACGCACGCGGTGCCGGCGAACAGGGCCGCGTGTCCGAGTTCGAGGAGCCCACGTCGGGCTATCTCACCTACGGTGCCTCGGTCGAGTGGAACCGCCTGGGCGAGGGGACCTTCCAGTCGGTGATGCTGCGGGTGGACAACCTGACCGACGCCGAGTACCGCAATCACCTGTCCCGGATCCGTTCGATCCTCCCCGAGCCGGGGCGGAACGTCACGCTGATGGTCCGCGCGGGGCTCTTCTGATCCGATCGGCGGGAACCCCGGCCGGCCGCCCGTGTTCGCACGAACAACACGGCGGGGGCCAGGTTGGTCGCTTGCACGGCCTCGGGCCGTCCCCTAGCTTTGCCCGGTACGGCGAACCGCGCCCGGACCCGTCCCCGAAACAGCCGATCCCGGAGTGACCATGGCCCCGAATCCCTGCCGGTACGACCGGCCCGGAACCCCGACGCGCCCCTGGGCGTGGCTGGCCACAGTGATCCTCTGCCTGGGGCTCGCGCCGACCGCGGCCGTCGGCGCCGACGGCGAGACCCGAGACGACGTGATCGCCGTTCTGCACACCGATCTCGGAGACTTCACGCTCCGACTGTTCCCCGATTCGGCGCCGATGGCCTGCGAGAACTTCACGACGCACGCACGCAACGGCTACTACGACGGCGTGGTCTTCCACCGGGTCGTCGAGGACTTCATGATCCAGACCGGGGATCCCGACGGCACGGGCTATGGCGGTCGCAGCATCTGGGGCGATTCGTTCGGCAACGAGATCGATCCCGCCCGGGGCTTCGATCGTCCCGGTGTGCTGGCCATGGCGAATCGTGCCACCGAGAACACCAACGACAGTCAGTTCTTCATCACGTTGGTGCCGACGCCGTGGCTCAACGGCCGCTACACGATCTTCGGTGAGGTGGTCGAGGGCATGGACGTGGTCCAGGCGCTCGGTGACCTCGACGTGAACCCGACGACGGATCGACCGATCCGCGACGTGCGGATCGAGTCGATCACCCTCGGCAGCCCCGGGACGGGCGAGTGACGGCGCGGATCCGGCTCGGCCTCGTCCTCTTCTTCGCGTCGGTCCTGACCGCGGGCGACGCCGGCGCCGTGGACCGTGGCGATCGCGGCTACGGGATCACCGTTCTCTCGGGCACCGAACGCGAACGCTTCGAGGTCGAGATCCTGGGCGTGATGGAGAGCTGGGGTTCGGCCGGCAACACCATCCTCGCGCGTCTGTCCGGGGCCGGGCTCGAGAAGACCGGGGTGCTGCAGGGCATGAGCGGCAGCCCGGTGTACGTCGACGGCACGCTGATCGGCGCCGTGGCCAGCACCTGGGGCTTCGCCAGCGAGCCCATCGCCGGGATCCGTCCGATCGAGGAGATGCGTCGCCTGGCCGACGACCTCGAGGCCGGGGTCGACGAGACCGTGGAACTGGTCGATGCGCGTCCCGAGCCCGGTGGCAGCGGTCTGGTGTGGAGCGCGAGTGGGTTCGCGCCGGTGCTCACCGAGAGCATGCAGGACGCGCTGGGTGCCCCCGTGGTGCAGGCGGCCGCCGTGCGCGGCGGTGACGTCACCCTCGACACCGACGGCACGCTGGAAGCGGGCGACGCCGTGTCGGTCCTGCTGGTCGACGGCGACGCGCGTCTGTTCGCCACCGGAACCGTGACCGAGCGCATCGGCGACACCGTACTCGCCTTCGGCCATCCCTTCCTCGGCGCCGGACCGGTGAGCCTGCCGATGGCCCGCGCCGAAGTGGTGACCGTGGTGCCGAGTCGCCAGATCAGCTTCAAGATGGCCGTGCCCACCCAGGTGGTCGGCGCCCTGCAGCTCGACCGGCGGGCCGGTGTGTCGGGCCGTCTGGGCGAGCGCGCCGACACTCTCCCGCTGACGCTGCGCATCGACGGCGCGACCGCGGGCGACGGACAGGACTACCGCTTCGAGCTCGCCCGCATGCGCGGACTCACGCCGCAGTTGCTGGGCTGGGCGGTGCAGTCGGCGATCACCGATCGCCGGGAGCTGGGCGCCAACTACGAGGTGCACCTCTCGATCGAGGCCGACCTGGCCGATGCCACGCAGCTCCGCTCGGAGGCCTCGCTGCTCGGCGCGGGGGCCGGACAGCAGCTGGTTTCCGAGGTGGCCCTGCCGGTGCAACTGCTGCAGGGCGCGCGCGACGGTGCGCCGCGCCTGGAGTCCATGCACGTCGACGTGCGCATCGAACCGGGATCGCGCGGAGCGACGATCGGCCGCGTGCAGGTCGACGATCCCCGGATCGAGCCGGGTGGAGCCATCGAGATCCGCGTCGAACTGATCGAGCGCGAACGCGGCAGCCGCTGGCGCACGCTGACCCTCGACGTTCCCGAGAAGCTCGGTCCCGGTCCCTACCGTCTGCACGTGAACGACGGCGCGCGGGCCTTCGGCGAGGAGATCGCCCGCAGCCCGGCGCGCTGGGCGGATCTCGGCATGCGTCAGATCCGAGAGGCCCTGGCCCTGCGGCGGCCGGCGACCGAGGTGGTGGCCGTGCTGTACGGCCCGTCGACCTCGATGATCACGCGTGGGGTCGAACGCGAGGACCTGCCGGGCACACATCGTCTGGCGCTCGGTCGCAGCTACGTCGCACGCGGTGCCGAGGCCTCGGTGGTCACTCCACTCGCGCGCACGTCCGTCGATGCGGGTCTGGTGGTGCAGGGTGGCAGCACCCTCGATCTGGTGGTCCACGGTCCGCCGATGGCCGAGCCCGCCCCCGAGGCTCCCGAAGGCGAGCAGCGTGGCGAGTCCCGTTGATGCCGAACCGATGCCCCTGGCGGAAAGCGAAGCCCTGACATGTCCACTGCCCTGCGGGTCCTGCTCGCGATCGCCCTGGCGACGGCACTCCCTCTCGACGCCGACGCGCGCGGGAGCACGAAGACGGCCAGCCACGACGTCCGTCAGTTCCTCGAGGGCGACCTCGACGGCCTGGCCCTGGATCCACTCGGACACCTGGTGCCGGCTCCCGTTGCGATCGAGCCGATGGCGACCGAGAGCCTCTACGCCTGGTCGCTGGCCCTCGACGCCGAGGGTCGGCTGGTGGTGGGCGCTGGCGACGACGGACGCCTGTACCGCACCGAGGGCCGGGCGGCCGACGGTGAACTCGTGGAACTGGCCGATACCATCGCCTTCGAACTGCTCTCGTTGCTGGTCGACGGCGACGACGTCCTGGCGGGCACCAGTCCAGACGGCGTGGTCTATCGCATCGACGACGAGGGTTCGGTCGCGATCGAACTCGACCTGCCCCAGCAGTCGGTGTGGTCGCTCGCGCGCGGCAGCGTCGACGGCTCGTGGGTGGCCGGGACCGGTCCGGGGGCACGCCTGATCCGCGGCGGCGAGGGCTCGGAGGCCGGCGAGGTCCTGCACCGCTTCCCCGCCACGAACCTCACCGCGCTGCTGCGCGACGACGACGGCCTGTGGATCGGCACCCAGGGACCGGGACTGGTGCTGCGCATCGACGGCGACGACACGTCGACTCCGGCGCTGCGTTACGAGGCACCGCAGGACGAGATCGCCGGGATGGTGTCCGATGGCGAGGGCGGCGTGTTCGTGTTGAGCACGAACGTCGCAGGCGAAGAGAGCGAACGCGGCAGCCGGATCGCGCGGGTTCCGCGCAGCGGTGCCTTCGAGACGCTCTGGGAGGGCGACGAGGTCCTGCTCAGCCTGGCCCGCACCGACGACGGCTCGTTCCTCGCCGGCGAGGCGCAGTCGGGCCGGATCCTCCGCTTCGACCCGCAAGGCCGCATGGGTCTGTGGGCCGAGCTCGACGGCGGCGATCCCCTCGACATCCTCACCGACGGCGACGCGACCTACGTCGCCACCGGAAACCTCGGAGTGGTCTACGCTCTGACGCCGGGTGGGGACGGCCAGGGGACCTTCACGGGCCCGATCGTCGAGACCCCACGCGCCGAGCGCTTCGGTCGGCTATGGGTGTCGGGTTGGGAAGGTGGCGTCCGCTTCCGCACGCGCACGGGCCTGCGCGCGAGCCCCGACGACTCGTGGTCGGACTGGAGCGGATGGCAGGACCTGGGTGCGGCGATCCCGTCGCCGCCCGGAACGCATCTGCAGTACGAACTGGAGCTCGACGGGACCACGGTCAGCGCGGTGCACCTGGCGTGGGCCGAGCGCAACCTGCCGCCGGTGGTCGAACGCCTGCGCGTGCTGCCGGCCGGTGGCGACGTCGGTCGTGGGGGGCCGGGCGGTGGACCCTCGACGGTGGTCCAGCGCTTCGACAACGGCCTGCAGGTCGAGTACTCGGCCGGCGCCACGCCCCGGCGCGCCGAACCCGAGGACGTGACCTGGGTCCGCGGCGTGCGCACCATCGTGTGGGACGCCGACGATCCGAACGACGACGCGCTGCGCTACGACGTCGACATCCGGCGCCTGCCCGACGGCGACTGGATCCAGGTGGTCGACGATCACCCCGAGCGGATCCTGGCCTGGGATTCGGGGTCGGTGGTCGACGGGATCTACGTGGCCCGGATCACCGCCACCGACGAGTTCGTGCACGCTGACGGACGCGGCCGGTCGGGCTCGCAGACGAGCGCGGCGATCCGCGTCGACAACACCGCTCCTCGCATCGACGACCTCGAAGCGGACGACGAGGCAGTCGTCGTGCGCGTGGTCGACGCGTCGAGTCCGCTCGACGAGGTCGACGTCCGCGACGCCGACGGCGACTGGCGTCCGCTCGAACCCGCCGACGGCGTGCTCGACGCTCCGCTCGAGGAGTTCACGGTGCCGCGCGACCGCCTCGTCGACGGCCGGCTGTGGATCCGTGCCGTGGACCGCGCCGGCAACACGGTGCTGCACGAAGAGCGGATCGAGGACTGAGGTGGAGGGCAACGGCCACGGCCTCGACCCGCTCGTGCCCGATCGGCAGCGCGACGAGTCGTTCATGCGCCAGGCTCTGTTCGAGGCGCAGATGGCGCTCGAGGCGGGGGAGACCCCGGTCGGTGCGGTCGCCGTGCACGACGGGCGGATCGTCGCCCGCGACCACAATCGCGTGGAGCGTCTGACCGATGCCACCGCCCACGCCGAGATCCTCGTGATCGGGGCGGCGGCCGGCGCGATCGAGGATTGGCGCCTGAACGAGGTGACGCTCTACGTCACCATGGAACCCTGTCCCATGTGCACTGGTGCCCTGCTCCTGGCCCGCGTGAAGCGCGTGGTCTACGGCGTGCGCGATCCTCGCGCCGGAGCCTGCGGGACGAACCTCGACCTGGTCCAGGCCAATCCCTTCGGCCATGACCTGCGGGTGAGCGACGGTTGTCTCGAGGACGAGGCCCGCGTGCTGCTACAGGAGTTCTACCGTCTGCTCCGCGACCGAGGCGACGGCGCGGGTTGATGGATCGGCCCGCCGACCTTACATTCGGGCTTCGGTCCGCGCCGCGGGCCCGGTTCCGGCCGGGATCCGGTGGCGGCGACCGACTCGCGGAGAGGTGCGAGAGCGGTCGAATCGGCACGACTGGAAATCGTGTGTACCGCAAGGTACCGAGGGTTCGAATCCCTCCCTCTCCGCCATCCGATCTCGAAAGGGTGTCCACCACCGAAGAACGGAACACCGATCGCGCGCCGTGACGGGCGCGCCGAGGACCGCGGAGAGGTGCCGGAGCGGTCGAACGGGACGGTCTCGAAAACCGTTGACCCCTAACGGGGTCCCAGGGTTCGAATCCCTGCCTCTCCGCCAGTCCATCGACCGGCCGATCCGATCCTCGGGTCGGCCGGTCGTGCTTGGCACCCCGCGGGGTGCCGCGTCGAAACGGAGAGGTGCCGGAGCGGTCGAACGGGGCGGTCTTGAAAACCGCTGACCCCTCGCGGGGTCCCAGGGTTCGAATCCCTGCCTCTCCGCCAGATCGGGCCCGGCCACGCGCCGGGCCCTTCGCGTTCAGTCGTCGTCGACGAGGTGCAGGACCAGTGCCCCGTCGCCACCCTGCGAGGGCGGGGCCACGTGGATGTCGAGCACCAGGTCGGGATGCTGGTCGCACCATTTCCGGACGGCCGGCCCGATCACCGGTCCCTGCTCCCCGCTGCGGCGGCCGCGTCCGACCACGACCACCACGCGCGGCGTTCCGCGGTGCCGGTGGTAGCGGACGAAGGTCGACAGACGCTCGAGGGCGGGCTCGCGTCGCATCTTGCGGAGCATCAGCCGGGGCGGCTCCACGGGCGGTGGTGGTGCCGGTCCCGACTTCGACTTCTTCGCGATCGGGGCCGCGGGAGTGGGCTCCCGATCCCGGGGCGGGGGGTTCTGGTCGAGGTGCTCGAGGATCTCGCGGTGGATCGGATCGGAGTCGTCGTCGTCGTCGCGCTGCCGGCGCATCGCGAATCCTCCGGAAAGCGGCTCTGAGGCCGTCGATTTGACACTCCGGCCCGCTCGTGCTAAATCTGCACGGCCGTGGGGATGTAGCTCAGCTGGGAGAGCGCCTCGTTCGCAACGAGGAGGTCGGCGGTTCGAGCCCGCTCATCTCCACCAACATTTCGACGTCTCACACGTTTCCGTCGATCGCCCGGTTCGCCGGGTTCCCGCCACTCGGAGATCGACGCACGAGACGGGGCCAGGCCCTACGCAGTGGCAGCTTGCCAACCCGGTCAGGACTGGAAGGTAGCAGCCGTACGCAAATCCTGCC
This window contains:
- a CDS encoding TonB-dependent receptor, whose protein sequence is MIRFLRTDRSPAVHGVETGRARRSAWLVLIASVVAVLLGTGPARAATVQGRIFDAESGAPVPWVDVQIDTGQGPFAVLSDPAGAFVFTNVPDGEHTLRASRIGYREHRETFLVRSVDDVVALEVSLRASAVALETVDVSGTTVEREDDLYADQTPVRVTGQELRERMGTTVADVLTDHGGVSEESMGPAPARPVVRGLSGNRVLILEDEIGTGDLSGTSPDHALVVDPLNASRIEVLRGPATLLYGSSVLGGVINVRREAVPLSRPERVRASIRYMGDTVNEGSAGRLSVTGPLGDLVYSVDAMGRTGDDVHTPIGDMRNTQIDAWNGSAGLSWVDEHAHVGVAVGRYDSDYGIPGGFLGGHPNGVDIELERRRYLLHAGRHFDDGPVESVELFGGYSRYFHREIESSGLCGVSFGLLNHQWTQRTHLKPAPWGRSILALQFQHRDFAQGCLSFVPPTIERTVAAAAYNEVEWGPMRWTAGVRGEFRDVDPSRRDENKAGVIRGRSFAGTGASIAAAVDHGRVATTTLTLTRSFRAPGLEELFSEGPHLAAFSYEVGNADLDSETGNGVELRFDWRGSRLSGALTGFYNRFDGFIHPVDTGELEFGPGSEGFLERWQYRGSDTQMVGGEARLTWRATRRLELRAETSYVRATDLDLDEPLPRMPPLSGRVSARLRTGEWTWAAHARGAGEQGRVSEFEEPTSGYLTYGASVEWNRLGEGTFQSVMLRVDNLTDAEYRNHLSRIRSILPEPGRNVTLMVRAGLF
- a CDS encoding peptidylprolyl isomerase, yielding MAPNPCRYDRPGTPTRPWAWLATVILCLGLAPTAAVGADGETRDDVIAVLHTDLGDFTLRLFPDSAPMACENFTTHARNGYYDGVVFHRVVEDFMIQTGDPDGTGYGGRSIWGDSFGNEIDPARGFDRPGVLAMANRATENTNDSQFFITLVPTPWLNGRYTIFGEVVEGMDVVQALGDLDVNPTTDRPIRDVRIESITLGSPGTGE
- a CDS encoding SpoIVB peptidase S55 domain-containing protein, with amino-acid sequence MTARIRLGLVLFFASVLTAGDAGAVDRGDRGYGITVLSGTERERFEVEILGVMESWGSAGNTILARLSGAGLEKTGVLQGMSGSPVYVDGTLIGAVASTWGFASEPIAGIRPIEEMRRLADDLEAGVDETVELVDARPEPGGSGLVWSASGFAPVLTESMQDALGAPVVQAAAVRGGDVTLDTDGTLEAGDAVSVLLVDGDARLFATGTVTERIGDTVLAFGHPFLGAGPVSLPMARAEVVTVVPSRQISFKMAVPTQVVGALQLDRRAGVSGRLGERADTLPLTLRIDGATAGDGQDYRFELARMRGLTPQLLGWAVQSAITDRRELGANYEVHLSIEADLADATQLRSEASLLGAGAGQQLVSEVALPVQLLQGARDGAPRLESMHVDVRIEPGSRGATIGRVQVDDPRIEPGGAIEIRVELIERERGSRWRTLTLDVPEKLGPGPYRLHVNDGARAFGEEIARSPARWADLGMRQIREALALRRPATEVVAVLYGPSTSMITRGVEREDLPGTHRLALGRSYVARGAEASVVTPLARTSVDAGLVVQGGSTLDLVVHGPPMAEPAPEAPEGEQRGESR
- a CDS encoding nucleoside deaminase: MEGNGHGLDPLVPDRQRDESFMRQALFEAQMALEAGETPVGAVAVHDGRIVARDHNRVERLTDATAHAEILVIGAAAGAIEDWRLNEVTLYVTMEPCPMCTGALLLARVKRVVYGVRDPRAGACGTNLDLVQANPFGHDLRVSDGCLEDEARVLLQEFYRLLRDRGDGAG
- a CDS encoding sodium:solute symporter family protein codes for the protein MTLWIVFAAYFVALLVLGEVFGRLKIESLDDYLLSGREHGVAVTSASLIATVIGAGSTLGSAAVAYYVGVSAGWYLFSAGPGLLLLAYTIAPRMRDLSVYTVPGYVQHRYGRRAGLVSAVLGLLAIVLFLSAQFYAMGSLVAELTALDLRPAIGLSALVVMTYTLRGGNWAVHWSDTVQVVLIVAGVAVTVGFLWSRVGGAGAFADPPSAAGFEEIGRRWFHPISKNPVDGFDPVALGNMVTAWVVMSTTWHFAMQSTAQRILSSRDSGVVRRSCVIAAIATLPLGVLFALTGMGARMLLPDLPAPGTMEVLEQVRALPALVAELLAPGWAGLVIAALVAVLMSTCDSALLGATTLVSKDLGPRLRGGGEETERTSTEEVEHSRRWTGGIGLLGLAGALVAPGLVQTLEVVAGIYTVALFGPLVAGHVWKRASGAGALSSMAASGVTALVWRITPLESTTGVHMLNVTLPVALIALVVGSWIVPRRDPETAG
- a CDS encoding 2'-5' RNA ligase family protein; the protein is MQRSLSIWIVPPPDLRWRLESFVARRGEGPAFTPHVTLVGDLRSDPAETLAAVHGVASTVLPLSIRFEGIETGTSFFRSVFLRVQPTAELLRAHRASCEALGVTPNQDFDPHLSLAYGHVSTAELAVLQRQVHRREIPGSRFRADALTVAHAASTVPIAKWVEIETIAPGGSS
- a CDS encoding Smr/MutS family protein; translated protein: MRRQRDDDDDSDPIHREILEHLDQNPPPRDREPTPAAPIAKKSKSGPAPPPPVEPPRLMLRKMRREPALERLSTFVRYHRHRGTPRVVVVVGRGRRSGEQGPVIGPAVRKWCDQHPDLVLDIHVAPPSQGGDGALVLHLVDDD